A genomic window from Arthrobacter globiformis includes:
- a CDS encoding Pls/PosA family non-ribosomal peptide synthetase — MRLDNLQSPPHSTSTIDPPIPEITAPPAGDGSPAAPATGADIVLERRLAELLASVVKKDDVPVDANFFYELGADSLVMAQFCARVRKQPDLPAVSIKDIYQNPTISALAAALAPAEEATATVQVQDRLAEVLAGVLGIEHVPVDADFFQDLGADSLVMAKFCARMRKQPDLPAVSIKDVYQNPTISALAAALAPAEQATAQVQVQDRLAEVLAGVLGIQQVPVDADFFQDLGADSLVMAKFCARLRKQPDLPAVSMKDVYGNPSVSALAAALQVPSQHYRHQEPSPVAASVPEAPAPMDARTWEYVACGALQVLVYLGYCLLAGWLAVVGYQWIFPEAGPGNHNWLGHGTSLLEIYLRSIAFAGATFVLLSILPVAAKWIIIGRFRPQEIRIWSLAYFRFWLVKTLMRTSPLVLLNGSPLTTFYLRAMGAKVGRNVTIMTKRLPVCTDLLTIGEGTVIRKDVVASGYRAHGGVIQFGAVTLGRDVLIGEGSILDINTAMGDGSQLGHRSSLYSGQSVPVDERWHGTPGRRTDVDFRTFDATPYRPWRRGWFAFTQFLTALGLGRAMLTIAIALVVLAFPRVAALLEPQPLAFTDWSFYAHAVGLAGLTVFGGTVMALVLVTTVPRLLNLALKPDTVYPLFGLRDAAARALARLTNNSMLAGLFGDSSYIVNYLGAIGYDLGQVQQTGSNMGTVFKHDNPFLSSIGTGTMIADAVSFMNTDHSATSFKVSRATIGAHNFLGNGVFYPAGARTGDNCLLATMVAVPIDGPVRHDVGLLGSPPFEIPRSVLRDALPEEHATRAGFRRDLSAKNRHNLRTMALLMLVRWLNVSLAMIVMFAAVELSDQFGFLALSAAFVVEMLVVGLLIPSGIEHIVTRSRGLQPQLCSIYNPYFWWHERYWKLQLQSRYLTILDGTPFKPLVWRLLGVRIGSRVFDDGCAFPERSLVTIGSRCTLNAGSAVQCHSQEDGMFKTDHSILGDGVTLGVGCLVHYGVTVEDGAVVAADSFVMKGTTLPRGSVWGGNPAEEARSAATSPLALERPVS; from the coding sequence CCGCGCCGGCCACGGGTGCGGACATTGTCCTGGAACGCCGGCTGGCGGAACTGCTCGCATCTGTGGTGAAGAAGGACGACGTTCCCGTGGACGCCAACTTCTTCTACGAATTAGGTGCCGACTCGCTGGTGATGGCGCAGTTCTGCGCCCGGGTGCGCAAGCAGCCGGACCTGCCCGCGGTGTCGATCAAGGACATCTACCAGAACCCCACGATCTCGGCGCTGGCCGCGGCCCTGGCACCGGCGGAAGAGGCGACGGCGACGGTGCAGGTGCAGGACCGGCTGGCCGAGGTGCTCGCCGGCGTGCTCGGTATTGAGCACGTGCCGGTGGACGCCGATTTCTTCCAGGACCTGGGCGCGGACTCGCTGGTCATGGCGAAGTTCTGCGCCCGGATGCGTAAGCAGCCGGACCTGCCAGCGGTGTCGATCAAGGACGTCTACCAGAACCCAACCATCTCGGCGCTGGCCGCGGCCCTGGCACCGGCGGAACAGGCGACGGCGCAGGTGCAGGTGCAGGACCGGCTGGCCGAGGTGCTCGCCGGCGTACTCGGCATCCAGCAGGTCCCGGTAGACGCCGATTTCTTCCAGGACCTGGGCGCGGACTCGCTGGTCATGGCGAAGTTCTGCGCCCGCTTGCGTAAGCAGCCGGACCTGCCGGCGGTGTCGATGAAGGACGTTTACGGTAACCCGAGCGTCTCGGCCCTCGCCGCGGCCCTGCAGGTCCCCTCCCAGCACTACCGGCATCAGGAGCCCTCGCCGGTCGCGGCTTCAGTGCCGGAGGCTCCGGCGCCCATGGACGCCCGGACTTGGGAGTACGTCGCCTGTGGCGCCCTGCAGGTGCTCGTCTACCTCGGCTACTGCCTCCTCGCTGGCTGGCTCGCGGTCGTGGGGTACCAGTGGATATTCCCGGAAGCGGGGCCGGGTAACCACAATTGGTTGGGCCACGGCACGAGCCTGTTGGAGATCTACCTGCGGTCGATCGCCTTCGCCGGGGCGACGTTCGTGCTGCTGAGTATCCTGCCGGTGGCCGCAAAGTGGATTATCATCGGGCGCTTCCGCCCACAGGAGATCCGCATTTGGAGCCTTGCCTATTTCAGGTTCTGGCTGGTCAAGACCCTGATGCGAACCTCCCCGCTGGTGTTGCTGAACGGCTCCCCGCTGACAACCTTCTACCTGAGGGCCATGGGTGCCAAGGTGGGCCGCAACGTCACGATCATGACCAAGCGCCTGCCGGTCTGCACCGACCTGCTCACGATCGGGGAGGGGACGGTGATCCGCAAGGACGTCGTCGCAAGCGGCTACCGGGCCCACGGCGGCGTCATCCAGTTCGGTGCGGTGACGCTGGGCCGTGACGTGCTCATCGGCGAGGGCAGCATCCTGGACATTAACACGGCCATGGGAGACGGCTCGCAGTTGGGCCACCGGTCCAGCCTGTACTCTGGCCAGTCGGTGCCCGTGGACGAGCGCTGGCACGGTACGCCGGGCAGGCGCACGGATGTGGACTTCCGCACGTTTGACGCCACGCCCTACCGGCCCTGGCGCCGGGGATGGTTCGCCTTCACCCAGTTCTTGACTGCGCTCGGCTTGGGCCGAGCCATGCTGACCATAGCCATCGCCCTGGTCGTCCTGGCGTTTCCGCGGGTGGCGGCGCTTCTGGAGCCGCAGCCGTTGGCGTTCACTGACTGGTCCTTCTACGCCCACGCCGTTGGCCTCGCCGGCCTGACCGTCTTCGGTGGAACGGTTATGGCCTTGGTCCTCGTAACGACCGTGCCGCGGCTGCTCAACCTCGCTCTGAAGCCCGACACGGTGTATCCGCTGTTCGGACTGCGTGACGCGGCGGCGCGGGCGCTGGCGAGGTTGACCAACAATTCCATGCTTGCAGGGTTGTTCGGCGACAGCTCGTACATCGTGAACTACCTGGGGGCCATCGGGTACGACCTGGGGCAAGTCCAGCAGACCGGCTCGAACATGGGCACAGTGTTCAAGCACGACAACCCTTTCCTTTCGTCGATCGGCACCGGCACGATGATCGCCGACGCGGTGTCGTTCATGAACACCGACCACTCGGCGACGTCATTCAAGGTCAGTCGGGCGACGATCGGCGCCCACAACTTCCTTGGCAACGGCGTTTTCTACCCGGCCGGTGCCAGGACCGGGGACAACTGCCTGCTCGCGACGATGGTGGCGGTCCCCATCGACGGACCGGTGCGGCATGACGTGGGCCTGCTCGGGTCACCGCCGTTCGAAATCCCCCGCTCGGTCCTGCGGGACGCCCTGCCCGAGGAACATGCGACCCGTGCGGGCTTCCGCCGTGACCTCTCGGCCAAGAACAGGCACAACCTGCGCACGATGGCCCTCCTCATGCTGGTGCGGTGGCTCAACGTCTCGCTGGCCATGATCGTCATGTTCGCTGCCGTCGAGCTGTCCGACCAATTCGGTTTCCTTGCCTTGAGCGCGGCCTTCGTCGTCGAGATGCTCGTGGTTGGCTTGCTTATCCCCAGCGGCATCGAGCACATCGTGACGCGGTCCCGGGGACTTCAGCCCCAGCTCTGCTCCATCTACAACCCCTACTTTTGGTGGCACGAGCGGTACTGGAAGCTGCAGCTCCAGAGCCGGTACCTGACCATCCTCGACGGGACGCCGTTCAAGCCGCTGGTCTGGCGTCTGCTCGGCGTGCGGATCGGGTCCCGGGTCTTCGACGACGGCTGCGCGTTCCCAGAGCGGAGCCTGGTGACGATCGGCTCCCGCTGCACACTGAACGCCGGCTCCGCTGTCCAGTGCCATTCCCAGGAGGACGGAATGTTCAAGACCGACCACAGCATCCTTGGGGACGGCGTCACGCTCGGCGTCGGCTGCCTTGTCCACTACGGCGTGACCGTCGAAGACGGTGCCGTCGTCGCCGCCGACTCCTTCGTGATGAAGGGGACGACCCTCCCCCGGGGAAGCGTGTGGGGTGGCAACCCGGCCGAAGAGGCCCGATCCGCCGCCACGTCCCCCCTCGCGCTGGAAAGGCCCGTGTCATGA